One Nicotiana tomentosiformis chromosome 1, ASM39032v3, whole genome shotgun sequence genomic window, AAAATGTTAAATGAATCGCCAGTTAGTTTCTGTCCCTTTTGTTGATGAGATTATTATGCCTCCTATCTTGTTCTTTTCAGGAAAAGGAATTGCTTGGGGTTTTGCAGTTGTTATTGCCTGTAATTTATGGTTTCATAGACACTGTTGTCTTATCTCAGTCCTATGTGCGCACTCTGGTGGGAATAGCTATTCGTTTCATCCAAGAACCTTCTCCTGGTGGATCTGACCTTGTTGATAACTCTCGTAGGGCTTATACTATGGCTGCTCTTGTTGAGATGCTTCGATATCTGATGCTGGCTGTGCCTGATACTTTTGTCGCTTTGGATTGTTTTCCTATGCCACCATGTGTGATGAACAATGTGGTGACTGATGGGAGTCTTTACTCGAAGGTAACTGAGGATGCCCGAAAGGTTAAAAATGGCCCTTTTGAAGTTGCTTACTTTCTTAGAGATAAAGGCCCTGAGGTACGGTCTGATTCTTATTCCATCAGTCGTGTTGTATCTTCAATTCAAAAGCGAGCGCAGAATCTTGCAATGGCTGCAAGACCCGGCCATCCTGGGCAAAATGTTGCCAAAGCTTTACATGCGTTGGATAAGGCTTTGGCACATGGGGATTTGAGAGAGGCATATAAGTTTCTTTTGGAGAATGTTCATGATAGTTCTATTGATGATTGTTGGTTTGCGGAAGTCAGCTCCTGTTTGCGTTCCTCGCTTAAGTATATCCGGGGTGTTACTCTGTCATCTATTTGTTCCGTCTTCTTCATTTGTGAGTGGGCaacttgtgatttcagggattTTCGTTATGCACCACCCCATGGAATCAAGTTCACTGGGAGGAAAGATTTTTCTGCTATATATATTGCTGTTAGGCTTCTGAAACTGAAGATGAGAGAGGCAGGACTTTCGTCAAGGCTCAGGGAGCACAAAATTGTAAAGAATGACTATCTTCGAACAGATCCTGGCCAGCTGACTAACTATTCTGGTAGAAGTCCTGGTAGTGGTGCTTCTGAACCTCTTTGTTATAAAAGGCGTGCCAGTGGAAAATGTGGTGATTTCCTAGGCATGTTTGATAGCCCATGCCCTTTGCATGATATTCTTGTGTGCTGGATAGATCAGCATGAAGTGCAAAATACAGAAGGTTTCAAGCGTCTTCAACTACTAATTATCGAACTTATACGAGCTGGAATTTTTTACCCACAAGCATACGTGAGGCAGCTGATTGTTAGTGGACTAATGGATGGGAATGGACCTATTTCCGATCCGATGAAGCAAAAAAGACACTGTAAAATCTTGAAGCACTTACCTGGTCAGTatgttcaggatgctttagaagAAGCTCGAATTGCTGAATCCCATGTACTTTCAGAGGTGATGAATGTCTATTGCAATGAGCGTAAGCTAGTTCTTCATGGGAAGATTGATCCCTACAGCACTACTTGTGGTAGTTCTTACCATAAGCATAAGCCTCGTCCTAACTCTGGTGAGAGTCTATCCGTACCCTCCGTTGATCAGTTGAGATCTTCTGAATCTGGATCCTTTCGGTTGTCCAAAGATGCTGGTAGAGGTGCTGAGCTTGAAGAGTTAAAAGGTTCAATTACAACATTGCTGCAACTTCCGAGCTCTTCGTCAACAGATACTGGAGTTGATGAATCTCAAGTAAGTTTTAAGAAGGCTGTTGTTTCTGGTAGCAACGGGATGGATAACAGCGAAGGAACACCTGGGTGTGAAGAATGTAGAAGGGCAAAGAAACTAAAAATAAGCGAAGAGAAAAGCTCTTACAGCCAGATTTATCCACTAAATCCATCAGATGATGAAGAGACTTGGTGGATGCGAAAGGGCCAGAAGTCCATTGAGTCTTTTAGAGCAGAACCACCTCCTAAACCAGCCAAGTCGGCTTCTAGGGGTCGGCAAAAAATTGTCCGTAAAACTCAAAGTCTTGCACAGTTGGCTGCAGCCAGGATTGAAGGTAGTCAGGGAGCATCCACAAGCCATGTTTGTGATAGTAAGATTAGCTGCCCACATCATAGGTCTGGCATTGAAGGCATTGTTCCAAAGTCAGCAGATGGGACCAGAATGCCTAATGGAGATGTTGTTTCGATAGGGAAAGTTTTGAAGCGGCTACGTTTTATGGAGAAAAGGACCATAACTGTGTGGTTGATAGGTATTGTAAAGCAGCTAGTGGAAGAGTCCGAGAAGACTGTGACTAAGGTTGGTCAATATGGTCGACCATTCTCTGCTGCTGATGAACGGGGTTGTGTGCGATGGAAGCTTGGAGAAGATGAATTATCAGCAGTGCTATATCTGATTGATTCTTGTGATGAATTAGTTTTAGCAGCCAGGTTTCTTCTCTGGTTGTTACCTAAGGTTCTTGGCAGCTGCAGTGCTACAGTTCATGGTAGTAGGAACATTCTAACAATTCCTAAGAACGCAGAAAACAATGTATGTGAAGTAGGCGAAGCATATCTTCTATCATCTATGCGGAGGTGAGTTCTATGTTTGTGTCATTTAGGATAGTGACCTTAGTTCTTTATCTGCAGTTGTTTTCTTGTCAGGTTTTGAATATGCTGATTGTTTGTTAGTTGGATTGGTTATTCTATGTATTGTGAAGCCCTGCTGCATCTGGCGTATAGGGTAGAAAATACATTTTCTCAATGTAAAGGGGAAATTAGCAAAACCTGACTGCGATAAGTTAAATCTCTTATGTTCATGTGTATACCGCATTCCAATTCTTTTGGCATTATTATTTATGAAGTTTCTTGAGTATTGGTAGATCAGTTTGGATGGTGGAGTCCAGTATGTACAGATAAAACTTGTTTTCCACTTGTTACATGACTTTGATATGAGATGAATGCATCTTTCTGGATTCTTAGAATGATAAGTTTGTGCCGTCATGTACACCAAAAATCTTGTGGTGCAACTTTGTGTATACTTGAggcaaaaatatattttcttgtaTAGATGCTATATGCGAACCTGAATTAGCATATCTTTTATTCCGCTTTTGTCTGCATTTTTGAAAAGCTTTTTTTCTTCCTTTGTGTTGTATGTCACTTAGGTTGTTTATGCCTTCATATAGTTTACATTCTTCTGTTagcacttctatttttttttttggtttttcccTGTTTCCTGTCGAAGAAACAGAAAGCATATCCCAAATTTGCCCTAATGCCCCGAATGAAGTGGTCTGGCCTTGCACTAGCTTATAGTTTTGTTCTTAATACTTTACGTGTGGATGTTCCATATGCAAATTTGTTTTATTTGGCCGTATTGTGGCTTTTACATGTTATCCATGTTTCTGCCATATAAGCCGACACCTTctgtaattatttaaataaataactaTTTTAGTCTGCTTCATTAGCTGTGTTATGAATGAAGTCAGATTTATGGTAAATGTCACAAGATATATGTTTCGTCTTCTGTTATCTGGTTGAATTATTCTGTGGTTTCTGCTGTTTAACCTTACCTCCTATTATGTCTTTGGTTCAGGTATGAAAGCATCATTGTTGCTGCAGACCTTATTCCCGAAACATTGTCAGTGGTAATGCGTCGTGCTCAAGCTATTCTTACATCAAATGGAAGAGTTTCAGGTTCACCAGCCGTAATCTATGCACGATACCTCTTAAAGAAGTATGGCAGTGTCGGGAGTGTTACTGAATGGGAAAAGACTGTCAAGTCAACTTTCGACAAGAGACTTGCTTCTGAAGTTGAATCCGGAAGACTGCTGGATGGAGAGTTTGGATTTCCACTTGGTGTCCCAGTGGGAGTACAGGATCCAGATGATTACTTCCGGCAGAAGATAACTGGTGTTCGGGTATCTAGGGTTGGTTTGAGCATGAGAGACATTGTGCAAAAAAAGGTTGATGAAGCTGTCAATTATTTCTATGGCAAAGACAGAAAGCTTTTTGGGCCCAACTCTGGGAAAATTCCTGGATTCCAAAAATGGGAAGATGTCTATCAGATCGGTCAGCAGATAGTAATGGGATTAATGGATTGCATGAGGCAGACAGGCGGTGCTGCTCAGGAAGGAGACCCAACATTGGTTTCCTCTGCTATATCTGCAATTGTTTGTAATATCGGGCAAGTCATAGCAAAGATACCTGATTTGTCTGCCAGTAATAATCACCTGAGCTTCTCTTCCACTTCTGCTTCATTGCATTTTGCACGGTGCATCTTACGCATTCATGTAATATGTCTTTGTATACTTAAGGAAGCTCTTGGAGAGCGTCAAAGCCGTGTCTTTGAAGTTGCTCTTGCCACAGAAACGTCCTCTGCCCTTGCACCAGTTTTTGCTCCTGGAAAAGCTCCTCGTTCTCAGTTTCAGCTTTCTCCAGAATTGAATGATTCTAATCCGTCCAGTGATATTCTAAACAATTCAAGTAGAGTAGCTCTTGGGCGGGCTGCAAAAATATCTGCAGCTGTGTCTGCACTTGTTATTGGGGCAATTCTTCAGGGAGTTGCTAGCCTAGAGAGGATGGTCTCTCTCTTCAGATTGAAGGATGGTTTG contains:
- the LOC104119639 gene encoding mediator of RNA polymerase II transcription subunit 12 encodes the protein MQRYHGGSCTSAVNNSTIGGSSARDSSRVESASLPPNFSRRPLQLTPYKLKCDKEHLNSRLGPPDFLPQTPNCPEETLTKEYVQSGYRETVEGLEEAREISLSQVQAFTKPVIFKCKEAIRKCHRAINESRAQKRKAGQVYGVPLEGLQLTKPGTFPDQRSCGEEFRKKWIEGLSQQHKRLRSLADHVPHGYRRKSLFEVLIRNNVPLLRATWFVKVTYLNQVRPGSSSMSSGVPDKTHISRSEQWTKDVIDYLQYLLDEFISRNSVHSALHIRDRSPQMGYAGSIQLKSDPTLGTIDCEEPSLHFKWWYVVRILQWHQREGLLIPSLIIDWVLNQLQEKELLGVLQLLLPVIYGFIDTVVLSQSYVRTLVGIAIRFIQEPSPGGSDLVDNSRRAYTMAALVEMLRYLMLAVPDTFVALDCFPMPPCVMNNVVTDGSLYSKVTEDARKVKNGPFEVAYFLRDKGPEVRSDSYSISRVVSSIQKRAQNLAMAARPGHPGQNVAKALHALDKALAHGDLREAYKFLLENVHDSSIDDCWFAEVSSCLRSSLKYIRGVTLSSICSVFFICEWATCDFRDFRYAPPHGIKFTGRKDFSAIYIAVRLLKLKMREAGLSSRLREHKIVKNDYLRTDPGQLTNYSGRSPGSGASEPLCYKRRASGKCGDFLGMFDSPCPLHDILVCWIDQHEVQNTEGFKRLQLLIIELIRAGIFYPQAYVRQLIVSGLMDGNGPISDPMKQKRHCKILKHLPGQYVQDALEEARIAESHVLSEVMNVYCNERKLVLHGKIDPYSTTCGSSYHKHKPRPNSGESLSVPSVDQLRSSESGSFRLSKDAGRGAELEELKGSITTLLQLPSSSSTDTGVDESQVSFKKAVVSGSNGMDNSEGTPGCEECRRAKKLKISEEKSSYSQIYPLNPSDDEETWWMRKGQKSIESFRAEPPPKPAKSASRGRQKIVRKTQSLAQLAAARIEGSQGASTSHVCDSKISCPHHRSGIEGIVPKSADGTRMPNGDVVSIGKVLKRLRFMEKRTITVWLIGIVKQLVEESEKTVTKVGQYGRPFSAADERGCVRWKLGEDELSAVLYLIDSCDELVLAARFLLWLLPKVLGSCSATVHGSRNILTIPKNAENNVCEVGEAYLLSSMRRYESIIVAADLIPETLSVVMRRAQAILTSNGRVSGSPAVIYARYLLKKYGSVGSVTEWEKTVKSTFDKRLASEVESGRLLDGEFGFPLGVPVGVQDPDDYFRQKITGVRVSRVGLSMRDIVQKKVDEAVNYFYGKDRKLFGPNSGKIPGFQKWEDVYQIGQQIVMGLMDCMRQTGGAAQEGDPTLVSSAISAIVCNIGQVIAKIPDLSASNNHLSFSSTSASLHFARCILRIHVICLCILKEALGERQSRVFEVALATETSSALAPVFAPGKAPRSQFQLSPELNDSNPSSDILNNSSRVALGRAAKISAAVSALVIGAILQGVASLERMVSLFRLKDGLDVVHFVRSMRSNSNGNARSVGTLKADSLAEVSVHWFRVLVGNCRTVSDGFIVDLLGEASILALCRMQRMLPLNLVFPPAYSMFAFVLWRPLILNASSGTRDEVQQLHHSLLLAFGDVIKHLPFREVCLRDTHSLYDLIAADTVDSDFASLLEASGVDLRTKASAFVPLRARLFLNALIDCRIPQPIVKQDDGNQVGVQGESKFHGAENETKLLDKLVYILDTLQPAKFHWQWIELRLLLNEQAVIEKLEGHDLSLVEALRALSPNTDKASVSENESNIIEMILTRLLVRPDAAPLFSEVVHLLGRSLEDSMLLQAKWFLGGHDVLFGRKSVRQRLINIAVSKGLSTRAQYWKPWGWCPSNSDPTTSKGERFKSEVSSIEEGEVVDEGTTLKRPVKGSGHTVDVEGFLVRQQHVTERALVDLILPCLDQASDDSRSTFASDMIKQMNHIEQQINAVTREASKPAGTIASGIESPTTKSSRKGTRGSSPGLARRASGPAETVPPSPVALRASLSLRLQFILRLFPIIYADREPSGRNMRYMLASVILRTLGSRIVHEDASHFFNQAYSSKRELDSLVEASSTASVVMSLESLFDRLLLLLHGLLSSHQPRWLKGKSSSKSSSESSKDYSAFEREGAENLQNELDRMQLPETVRWRIQSAMPILFPSVRWSISCQPPSVAPAALSSLLPSNPISVLHSSNGSNQTQRTPVSLLRTATSVSGKAKHVSSQQENDLEVDPWILLEDGAGSSQSSSNSTLVGGSDNANLKASNWLKGTVRVRRTDLTYIGAVDDDS